The Puntigrus tetrazona isolate hp1 chromosome 16, ASM1883169v1, whole genome shotgun sequence genome includes a region encoding these proteins:
- the leng9 gene encoding leukocyte receptor cluster member 9: protein MACEETRTEGDLTSDSERQIHKDEMKRETSQNICQHFLLGRCHFGDRCRLSHSVFDVPQTTRSEEDDTDVPEKQSKNPKNKSSKAEKQHVRNEKEGCKKKPRMRTADDVISRIIWDSSVNPADFIVGHLDRFLGVLERPFSDFSWDTQVCDCDFSEELALPRHRIQYFSYKGQRVWDRDSRTDRVFGSTGQTILPPFDGANEQQDNLSDAKQHEETTNTSDDQEQATEFSEEKDDGAAAITTNKQELGDAVDHSFTKNAEDDFLLLPKKSTEEDQNTSADLNQLAEKLSIAPKEEQTERVEEWKDSWDGERSAETELVSSLPKEPRSNRPPPRKATHFICFRVDSPAALQAFQRIQKKVLSQLPQSEPLWVDPATLHVTLSLLVLKGPEEVSAAAELLRTQIRNSHKAPISVSFTHKLRHFNGTVLHVAPQPLSDIQNLNAPLQEVFKEKGWLHRHSRCPTYHLTLAKPQESMTEKMFEGIGTVKLAKDINFGKLEVNKLYLCVNGHTKTEDGFYQVVCVERLPNV from the exons ATGAGATGAAACGAGAAACTAGCCAAAACATTTGTCAGCACTTCCTCTTGGGCAGATGTCATTTTGGAGACAGATGTCGACTGTCTCACAG TGTGTTCGACGTCCCTCAAACCACACGCTCAGAAGAAGATGATACAGACGTCCCAGAAAAGCAGAGCAAGaacccaaaaaacaaaagcagcaaaGCAGAAAAGCAGCACGTGAGGAATGAGAAGGAAG GGTGTAAGAAGAAGCCACGCATGCGTACAGCTGACGATGTCATCTCCAGAATTATATGGGACTCCTCAGTAAACCCAGCTGACTTTATAGTGGGTCACCTGGACCGTTTCCTCGGGGTGCTGGAACGCCCGTTCTCTGACTTCTCTTGGGACACTCAG GTTTGTGACTGTGACTTCTCTGAGGAGCTGGCTCTCCCTCGTCATAGAATACAGTACTTCAGCTACAAAGGCCAGCGGGTGTGGGATAGGGACAGTCGCACTGACAGGGTGTTCGGTTCAACGGGGCAGACTATTTTGCCTCCTTTTGATGGGGCGAATGAGCAACAAG ACAATTTATCTGACGCCAAACAACACGAAGAGACCACCAACACATCAGATGACCAAGAGCAAGCGACTgaattttctgaagaaaaggATGATGGTGCAGCCGCAattacaacaaacaaacaagagctGGGAGACGCTGTAGATCACTCATTTACCAAAAATGCTGAAGATGATTTTTTACTTTTGCCAAAAAAATCTACAGAAGAAGACCAAAACACATCAGCAGATTTGAATCAGTTGGCAGAGAAGTTATCCATCGCTCCAAAAGAGGAACAGACTGAAAGAGTGGAAGAATGGAAGGACAGCTGGGACGGAGAGAGGAGTGCAGAAACAGAGCTAGTATCATCCTTACCAAAAGAACCTCGATCCAACCGTCCTCCTCCACGCAAAGCCACCCACTTCATCTGCTTCCGTGTGGACTCTCCCGCTGCTCTCCAGGCCTTCCAGCGCATTCAGAAGAAGGTTCTCTCTCAGCTTCCTCAGTCTGAGCCGCTGTGGGTGGACCCTGCAACTTTACACGTCACCCTTTCCTTACTTGTCCTGAAGGGCCCAGAGGAAGTCAGCGCTGCTGCGGAGCTCCTGCGCACCCAAATCAGAAACTCCCACAAAGCCCCTATTTCCGTGTCTTTCACCCACAAACTAAGACACTTTAATGGGACTGTTCTCCATGTGGCCCCACAACCCCTGTCAGACATCCAGAACCTGAACGCTCCCCTCCAAGAGGTCTTCAAGGAGAAGGGCTGGCTTCACCGGCATTCCCGATGCCCAACGTACCACCTCACCCTGGCCAAACCGCAGGAGTCCATGACAGAGAAGATGTTTGAAGGCATAGGGACTGTTAAGCTGGCCAAAGATATCAACTTCGGCAAGCTAGAAGTAAACAAACTCTATCTTTGTGTGAACGGTCATACTAAGACGGAGGACGGTTTCTATCAGGTTGTATGTGTTGAGCGTCTTCCCAATGTTTAA